AGAGAGGACAGTTTTTTGGATTATTTGCCTTTTCAGGAAAGGTGTCGTCCATAATCGGTCCTCTTTTGTATGGAACGATTACATTGGTTTTTCATGACCTTGGGACATTGGCGAGCCGAATGGCACTTGGGTCACTGATCATCATGACGGCCATAGGACTGGGGTTTTTGTTTAAATTAAAGAAACTGGAAGAAGTTAAATGAAAAAAGGGAATGACCCCCTTTTAAACTGGGGTCATTCCTCCGATTTCTAACTTTATACCAAATTAAGGGTAACATCGACATTTCCGCGGGTTGCTTTTGAATATGGACATGTCGCGTGGGCCTTTTTGACAAAGTCTTGGGCTTCTTCCTTCTTCAAATCAGGAATTGAAATATCCAGCCGGACAGCTAATTTAAAGCCTCCATCTTCCTCATCTTTACCGATCGTGACATTCGCCGTCACGGAAGTATCGACTTTTTTCTTTTCCTTTTGCAGAACAAGATTCAAGGCACTATCAAAACAGGCAGCATAACCAGCCGCAAATAATTGTTCAGGGTTGGTTGCACTTTCACCGGAACCGCCTAGTTCCTTAGGTGACCTGACATCGAAGTCAAGAATTCCGTCCTCTGACTTAACATGTCCTTCACGTCCTCCGTGTACGGTTACTGTAGCTGTATATAATGGTTTCAATGAAAACAACTCCTTTTTTTATCGTTACTATCATTAGTTCCCCACTATAAGTCTTATTAAACAAAATGAGAGAGAGTTTATGAATCAAAAATGGTTTTAAATTGGAAGAATTTGTTTTATAATAAACTGTATTAGAATGTGTAATACACCAATAAAAGAAGGAGGCTCATGATGTTTGAGTTGGATGTCCAAAGCCGGAGACCTATATATGAGCAATTGATGGATAATTTTAAGGAACTAATGATTAATGAGGTTTTACAGGAACACAATCAGCTTCCATCGATTCGAATATTGGCACAGGAATTGGAAATCAATCCAAATACTATTCAGAAAGCCTACAAACAGCTGGAATCTGACGGATATATATATACATTGCCTGGCAAAGGGAATTTCGTCGCCCCGCCTGAATCCATTAAAAATCCCTTGAAAGAAGAGAAAATCAGAAACGAGCTAACAAAAGTGCTTTCTGAAGCTATATATATCGGAATCGATAAACATGAAATCTATAAATTAGTAAAAGATATCAGTCCACTGGCAAAGGAGGGAGATTCATGATTGAAATAAAACAAGTGAGTAAATTATATGAAGGGAAAGAAGCGATAAGTAACGTCACGCTGTCCATTGAAAAAGGCAGCATATTCGGTTTACTGGGCTCCAATGGGGCAGGAAAAACGACGCTTTTAAAAATGCTTTCAGGCAACCTGATTCAGGATTCGGGTGAGGTACTGATTGACTTATCACCTGTTTTCGAAAACCGTGAAGTGAAAAACCGTTGTTTCTTCCTTCCTGATACGCCTTATTTCTTAGCTAACTATACGATCTGGCAAATGGCCGTTTTTTACAGCTGTGTATACAGTAAGTGGAACGAAGAACGCTTTTTTCAGTTACAGGAAACATTTTCGATACCCCTACAATATAAAATACATAAGCTTTCAAAGGGGATGCAGAGACAGGTTGCTTTTTGGCTTGCCCTCTCTACGATGCCTGAAGTTCTGATACTGGATGAACCTTTTGATGGGCTGGATCCGGTCATGCGTAAAAATGTGAGACAGTTATTAGTTCAGGATGTAGAGGACCGGAATATGACGATTTTGATTTCCTCACACAATCTTCGGGAAATTGAAGATTTGGCCGATCATGTAGGGATCTTACATAAAGGCGAGCTTATTATCCAAAAGGATCTGGCTGATTTAAAAGCGGATGTACATAAAGTGCAGATTGCCTTTAAGCATAAAATTCCCCACGGGATTTACCGTGGAATCCAAATTCTTGATAAGCAAAGACAAGGAAGTGTGATCGTGTGCATCGTTAAAGGAAAGGAAACGAGTATTAAAGCGCACTTTAATCAGTTTCAACCTGACATTTTCGATATGCTCCCCCTTACTTTAGAGGAGATATTCATCTATGAAATGGGGGATATAGGTTATGCCATCCAGAATAACCTGGCTTAATAGAGAACTGATCATCTATACCTTCAGA
This genomic stretch from Peribacillus muralis harbors:
- a CDS encoding organic hydroperoxide resistance protein — translated: MKPLYTATVTVHGGREGHVKSEDGILDFDVRSPKELGGSGESATNPEQLFAAGYAACFDSALNLVLQKEKKKVDTSVTANVTIGKDEEDGGFKLAVRLDISIPDLKKEEAQDFVKKAHATCPYSKATRGNVDVTLNLV
- a CDS encoding GntR family transcriptional regulator produces the protein MMFELDVQSRRPIYEQLMDNFKELMINEVLQEHNQLPSIRILAQELEINPNTIQKAYKQLESDGYIYTLPGKGNFVAPPESIKNPLKEEKIRNELTKVLSEAIYIGIDKHEIYKLVKDISPLAKEGDS
- a CDS encoding ABC transporter ATP-binding protein; this encodes MIEIKQVSKLYEGKEAISNVTLSIEKGSIFGLLGSNGAGKTTLLKMLSGNLIQDSGEVLIDLSPVFENREVKNRCFFLPDTPYFLANYTIWQMAVFYSCVYSKWNEERFFQLQETFSIPLQYKIHKLSKGMQRQVAFWLALSTMPEVLILDEPFDGLDPVMRKNVRQLLVQDVEDRNMTILISSHNLREIEDLADHVGILHKGELIIQKDLADLKADVHKVQIAFKHKIPHGIYRGIQILDKQRQGSVIVCIVKGKETSIKAHFNQFQPDIFDMLPLTLEEIFIYEMGDIGYAIQNNLA